In Oreochromis aureus strain Israel breed Guangdong linkage group 15, ZZ_aureus, whole genome shotgun sequence, a single genomic region encodes these proteins:
- the nus1 gene encoding dehydrodolichyl diphosphate synthase complex subunit nus1, with amino-acid sequence MRTRMALMYSLLWRLLLILVHVNRALFSWLHVRIQSWKGRLWERAATVLLLPISLVGFPDFQNNLNHGPDANAKPITEKRTGGCRSRCLSDGKSLKKIPVHIGLLVAEEEPSYPDIANVVVWCMAVGISYVSVYDNHGVFQKNNSRLLEEIKRQQQDLMGVDGSMHSVEFLSSGSDQHQHNVVSCRPTVRVLSPDDGKQSIVHVAQQLCRSVENKERSFKDINVSMLDLLLRESKNIPDPELVVKFGPVNSTLGFLPWHIRLTEFISLPSHRNVSYEDLLGALQRYGACQQRLGQ; translated from the exons ATGCGGACACGAATGGCGCTTATGTACAGTTTGTTATGGCGGCTATTACTGATTCTCGTTCACGTCAACAGAGCGCTCTTCTCTTGGCTCCACGTCCGCATCCAGAGCTGGAAGGGCCGGCTGTGGGAGCGAGCAGCGACCGTCCTGCTGTTGCCGATATCTTTAGTTGGGTTTCCAGACTTTCAGAATAATCTGAATCATGGACCAGATGCTAATGCTAAACCGATAACTGAAAAGCGCACTGGCGGTTGCCGGTCACGGTGTCTGTCTGACGGAAAGTCCCTGAAGAAGATACCGGTCCACATCGGCCTGTTGGTTGCGGAAGAAGAGCCCAGTTATCCGGACATAGCAAATGTGGTGGTGTGGTGTATGGCTGTCGGCATATCCTATGTTAGCGTCTATGATAATCACG GTGTTTTTCAGAAGAACAACTCTCGTCTACTCGAGGAGATAAAAAGGCAGCAACAGGATCTGATGGGTGTTGATGGCTCTATGCATAGTGTGGAGTTCCTGAGCAGTGGTAGTGACCAACACCAGCACAATG TTGTGTCCTGCAGGCCCACAGTGAGGGTGTTGTCTCCTGACGATGGGAAGCAGAGCATTGTCCATGTAGCACAGCAGCTCTGCCGCTCTGTGGAAAACAAGGAAAGGAGCTTCAAAGACATTAATGTTTCCATGCTGGACCTGCTTCTCAGAG AGTCAAAAAATATTCCAGACCCTGAGTTGGTGGTGAAGTTTGGTCCTGTAAACAGCACACTGGGCTTCCTCCCCTGGCACATCAGGCTCACAGAGTTCAT CTCCCTGCCATCCCACAGAAATGTCTCGTATGAGGACTTGTTGGGTGCCCTGCAGCGGTATGGGGCTTGTCAGCAGCGGCTTGGACAGTGA